A DNA window from Vanacampus margaritifer isolate UIUO_Vmar chromosome 19, RoL_Vmar_1.0, whole genome shotgun sequence contains the following coding sequences:
- the serinc1 gene encoding serine incorporator 1: MGAVLGLCSMASWIPCLCGSAPCLLSRCCPSGNNSTVTRLIYAFFLLLGVGIACIMLMPGMEEHLKKIPGFCEGGMGSSIPGVQGHVNCDVLVGYKAVYRVCFGMAMFFLLFSLLMIKVKSSKDPRAAVHNGFWFFKFAAAVAITVASFFIAEGPFTTVWFYIGMAGAFCFILIQLVLLIDFAHSWNESWVEKMEEGNSRCWYAALLSVTALNYVLSLVAVVLFYVYYTHSDGCTENKVFISINMLLCLGASVISVLPQIQESQPRSGLLQSSLVTLYTMYLTWSAMTNEPDRTCNPSLLGIIGLNVTTPSPQGHAVQWWDAQGIVGLMLFLMCVLYSSIRNSSNSQVNKLTLTNDESALIEDGPQAESFEESGGTNRAVDNEKDGVTYSYSFFHFMLFLASLYIMMTLTNWYSPDSNYEAMTSKWPSVWVKVSSSWICIALYVWTLVAPLVLVNRDFD, from the exons ATGGGAGCTGTTCTGGGTTTGTGTTCCATGGCGAGCTGG ATCCCGTGTCTGTGCGGCAGCGCCCCCTGTCTGCTGTCTCGCTGTTGTCCTAGTGGAAACAACTCGACAGTGACTCGCCTCATTTATGCCTTCTTTCTTCTGCTGGGAGTGGGAATCGCCTGCATCATGCTGATGCCGGGAATGGAGGAGCATTTGAAGAAG ATTCCAGGATTCTGCGAGGGAGGAATGGGTTCATCCATTCCTGGCGTGCAGGGTCATGTGAACTGTGACGTGCTGGTTGGCTACAAGGCTGTGTACCGCGTTTGCTTCGGCATGGCCatgtttttccttctcttttctCTGCTAATGATCAAAGTCAAGAGCAGCAAAGACCCCCGAGCTGCAGTGCATAATGG GTTTTGGTTCTTCAAGTTTGCAGCAGCTGTTGCCATCACCGTTGCTTCATTTTTCATCGCAGAGGGTCCCTTTACAACTG TGTGGTTTTACATCGGTATGGCGGGTGCATTCTGCTTCATCCTCATCCAGCTGGTTTTACTTATCGACTTTGCCCATTCCTGGAACGAGTCCTGGGTGGAGAAGATGGAGGAGGGCAATTCACGCTGCTGGTATGCAG CCCTGCTGTCTGTCACTGCACTCAACTACGTGCTGTCTCTGGTGGCTGTGGTCCTGTTCTACGTCTATTACACCCACTCTGATGGATGCACTGAGAACAAGGTCTTCATCAGCATCAACATGTTGCTCTGCCTCGGAGCATCTGTAATTTCCGTCCTGCCTCAAATCCAG GAGTCCCAGCCCAGGTCTGGCCTACTGCAGTCCTCCCTGGTGACCCTGTACACTATGTACTTGACCTGGTCCGCAATGACTAATGAACCTG ATAGGACATGCAACCCGAGCCTTCTGGGAATCATCGGGCTGAATGTCACCACCCCCTCACCTCAGGGCCATGCGGTCCAGTGGTGGGACGCGCAGGGCATTGTGGGATTGATGCTCTTCCTCATGTGTGTCCTGTACTCGAG TATTCGTAACTCATCCAACTCCCAGGTGAACAAACTGACTCTGACGAACGACGAATCCGCCCTGATCGAAGACGGGCCACAAGCTGAGAGCTTTGAGGAGAGTGGCGGGACGAACCGTGCTGTGGACAACGAGAAGGATGGAGTCACCTATTCCTATTCCTTCTTCCATTTCATGTTGTTCCTGGCGTCGCTTTACATCATGATGACGCTTACTAATTGGTACAG CCCCGACTCCAACTACGAGGCGATGACTAGCAAGTGGCCGTCTGTGTGGGTGAAGGTCTCCTCCAGCTGGATCTGCATCGCTCTCTACGTGTGGACTCTGGTGGCTCCACTGGTCCTGGTCAACAGGGACTTTGACTGA